A genomic segment from Chrysemys picta bellii isolate R12L10 chromosome 11, ASM1138683v2, whole genome shotgun sequence encodes:
- the LOC135974428 gene encoding basic salivary proline-rich protein 1-like: MAIGGRPEDWPDHPTPDASPSPETLPSLPLTCYPEEPPGQPRTSYPEEPPSQPRASHPEEPPDQPRTSHPEEPPGQPRASYPEEPPGQPRASYPQEPPGQPRASYPEKPPGQPRASHPEEPPGQPRASYPKEPPGQPRASYPEEPPGQPRASYPEEPPAQPRASYPEEPPAQPRASYPEEPPDQPRASHPEEPPGRPRASHPEEPPGRPRASYPEEPPGRPRASYPEEPPGQPRASYPEEPPGQPRASYPEEPPDQPRASYPEEPPDQPRASYPEEPPDQPRASYPEEPPGRPRASHPEEPPDQPRASYPQEPPGQPRASYPEEPPDQPRASYPEEPPVQPRASHPEEPPGRPRASHPEEPPG; encoded by the coding sequence ATGGCAATCGGTGGCCGgcccgaggactggccagaccaCCCAACGCCTGATGCTAGCCCGAGCCCAGAgacactgcccagcctgccgcTCACCTGTTACCCCGAGGAGCCGCCAGGCCAACCGCGCACCAGTTACCCCGAGGAGCCGCCAAGCCAACCGCGCGCCAGTCACCCCGAGGAGCCGCCAGACCAACCGCGCACCAGTCACCCCGAGGAGCCGCCAGGCCAACCGCGCgccagttaccccgaggagcCGCCAGGCCAACCGCGCGCCAGTTACCCCCAGGAGCCGCCAGGCCAACCGCGCGCCAGTTACCCCGAGAAGCCGCCAGGCCAACCGCGCGCCAGTCACCCCGAGGAGCCGCCAGGCCAACCGCGCGCCAGTTACCCCAAGGAGCCGCCAGGCCAACCACGCgccagttaccccgaggagcCGCCAGGCCAACCGCGCgccagttaccccgaggagcCGCCAGCCCAACCGCGCgccagttaccccgaggagcCGCCAGCCCAACCGCGCgccagttaccccgaggagcCGCCAGACCAACCGCGCGCCAGTCACCCCGAGGAGCCGCCAGGCCGACCGCGCGCCAGTCACCCCGAGGAGCCGCCAGGCCGACCGCGCgccagttaccccgaggagcCGCCAGGCCGACCGCGCgccagttaccccgaggagcCGCCAGGCCAACCGCGCgccagttaccccgaggagcCGCCAGGCCAACCGCGCgccagttaccccgaggagcCGCCAGACCAACCGCGCgccagttaccccgaggagcCGCCAGACCAACCGCGCgccagttaccccgaggagcCGCCAGACCAACCGCGCgccagttaccccgaggagcCGCCAGGCCGACCGCGCGCCAGTCACCCCGAGGAGCCGCCAGACCAACCGCGCGCCAGTTACCCCCAGGAGCCGCCAGGCCAACCGCGCgccagttaccccgaggagcCGCCAGACCAACCGCGCgccagttaccccgaggagcCGCCAGTCCAACCGCGCGCCAGTCACCCCGAGGAGCCGCCAGGCCGACCGCGCGCCAGTCACCCCGAGGAGCCGCCAGGCTGA